The following proteins are encoded in a genomic region of Xanthomonas citri pv. mangiferaeindicae:
- a CDS encoding POM family subclass B3 metallo-beta-lactamase, protein MLWTTAVLGGLGALQGMAAEPLPQLRAYEVPAAWRQPVAPLRIAAGTWQIGTAQLSALLLKGDAGAILIDGGIPQTAEHLLANMAALGVAPSDLKFIVLSHAHADHAGPLAALRRATGARVVANAESAQLLARGGSDDIHYGDALLYPPVVTDRLLQDGETLALGDLRLQVHFTPGHTPGGMSWTWTDRADDGTPVRIAYVDSLSAPDYRLLDNPRYPHIVDAYRASFARVRSLPCDLLLTPHPDFSGLRYGTTLERERPATCASYADAAQAAFDEQLKAERLGAAD, encoded by the coding sequence ATGCTGTGGACGACGGCGGTGCTCGGCGGCCTCGGCGCGCTGCAGGGTATGGCGGCCGAGCCGCTGCCGCAGTTGCGCGCCTACGAGGTGCCCGCCGCCTGGCGGCAACCGGTCGCGCCGCTGCGCATTGCCGCGGGCACCTGGCAGATCGGCACGGCGCAGTTGAGCGCGCTGCTGCTCAAGGGCGATGCCGGCGCCATCCTGATCGACGGTGGCATTCCGCAGACCGCCGAGCACCTGCTCGCGAACATGGCCGCACTCGGCGTGGCCCCGTCCGACCTGAAGTTCATCGTGCTCAGCCACGCCCATGCCGACCATGCCGGCCCGCTGGCGGCCCTGCGCCGGGCCACCGGTGCCCGGGTCGTGGCCAATGCCGAATCGGCCCAATTGCTCGCGCGCGGCGGGAGCGACGACATCCACTACGGCGATGCCTTGCTCTATCCGCCGGTCGTCACCGATCGCCTGCTGCAGGACGGCGAAACACTGGCGTTGGGCGACCTGCGCCTGCAAGTGCATTTCACCCCCGGGCACACGCCAGGCGGCATGAGCTGGACCTGGACCGACCGGGCCGACGATGGCACGCCCGTACGAATCGCCTACGTCGACAGCCTCAGCGCGCCGGATTACCGCCTGCTCGACAACCCGCGTTATCCGCACATCGTCGACGCCTACCGCGCGAGCTTCGCGCGCGTGCGCAGCCTGCCCTGCGACCTGCTGCTGACCCCGCATCCGGACTTCAGCGGACTGCGCTATGGCACCACGCTCGAGCGCGAACGCCCGGCCACCTGCGCAAGCTATGCCGACGCTGCCCAGGCCGCATTCGACGAGCAGCTCAAGGCGGAACGGCTGGGCGCGGCGGATTGA